The proteins below are encoded in one region of Virgibacillus dokdonensis:
- a CDS encoding DHH family phosphoesterase, with the protein MPDKQKKPTLRNHVWFIYTISIILLGFIWYFQWMLGMIMTVLLVVSFYYSMRSEQALQDEAEKYITTLSYRVKKVGEEALLEMPFGIILYNDDFKIEWANPYMNRFDDGSLVGDSLHKLSEDLIPMIKENKEKIWFELQDYVFETVVKKEERLLYLFDRTEQSELQIQYRNEQTVLGFIFLDNYEEITQNMDDTNKSRLNSQVTSVLNKWSKHHGLYLKRTSQERFLAVGTKEILTNLEKSKFEILDEVRALSGERNTPVTLSIGIGMGNVDLPTLGELAQSSLDLALGRGGDQVAIKDETGKVRFYGGKTNPMEKRTRVRARVISHALKELIRASDNVIIMGHKSPDMDSIGAAIGILNIALANDVEGYIVFDPNDIDTGVYRLVDKIKEDEVLWQYFVDPDEANSLINNRSLVVVVDTHRPAMVASEVLLQKSDYKVVIDHHRRGEDFIDNPTLVYMEPYASSTAELVTELLEYQPKKLKLRMLEATALLAGIIVDTKSFTLRTGSRTFDAASYLRSKGADTVLVQELLKEDIEVYVERSKLIERAQIYRNQIAIAKAKEGQIHGPVLIAQTADILLTMSGIAASFVISERKDGRVGISARSLGAINVQVIMEKMNGGGHLTNAATQIEDTTIDEVEQLLKDILDEYYEGSESE; encoded by the coding sequence ATGCCCGATAAGCAAAAAAAGCCGACACTGAGAAACCATGTATGGTTTATTTACACAATTTCCATCATTTTATTAGGATTTATTTGGTATTTTCAATGGATGCTGGGAATGATTATGACAGTATTGTTAGTCGTTTCATTCTATTACAGTATGCGTTCGGAGCAAGCTCTGCAAGATGAAGCTGAAAAATATATAACGACATTGTCGTACCGTGTAAAAAAGGTCGGGGAAGAAGCGTTATTAGAAATGCCGTTTGGAATTATCTTATATAATGATGATTTTAAAATAGAATGGGCAAATCCATATATGAATCGTTTTGATGATGGAAGTTTGGTTGGCGATTCGCTTCATAAATTATCAGAGGATTTAATTCCGATGATTAAAGAAAATAAAGAGAAGATCTGGTTTGAGTTGCAAGATTATGTGTTCGAAACGGTTGTAAAGAAAGAAGAACGACTCCTTTATTTATTTGATCGTACAGAACAATCGGAATTACAAATACAGTATCGAAATGAGCAGACGGTCCTTGGTTTTATTTTTCTAGACAACTATGAAGAAATTACGCAGAACATGGACGATACAAATAAAAGTCGATTAAATTCACAAGTGACATCGGTATTAAATAAATGGTCCAAACATCACGGTCTGTATTTAAAACGAACTTCTCAGGAACGTTTTTTAGCCGTTGGAACAAAAGAAATCCTAACAAATCTAGAAAAATCGAAATTTGAAATCTTAGATGAAGTACGTGCATTAAGCGGAGAGCGCAATACCCCGGTTACATTAAGTATTGGTATCGGCATGGGGAATGTTGACTTGCCTACACTTGGGGAATTAGCCCAATCGAGCCTAGACCTTGCATTAGGTCGAGGTGGCGATCAAGTAGCGATTAAGGACGAGACGGGAAAAGTTCGCTTTTACGGTGGGAAAACAAACCCAATGGAAAAGCGAACGCGCGTAAGAGCAAGGGTAATCTCCCATGCGTTAAAAGAGTTAATTCGAGCTAGTGATAATGTGATCATTATGGGGCATAAATCACCAGACATGGATTCGATCGGTGCTGCTATCGGTATCTTAAATATTGCGCTTGCTAATGACGTAGAAGGATATATCGTGTTTGACCCAAATGATATCGATACAGGTGTTTATCGTTTAGTTGATAAAATTAAGGAAGATGAGGTACTTTGGCAATACTTTGTGGATCCTGATGAAGCAAATTCACTTATCAACAACCGTAGCCTAGTCGTCGTCGTAGATACACATCGACCAGCAATGGTTGCAAGTGAAGTACTCTTACAAAAGTCCGATTACAAAGTAGTCATTGATCATCATCGTCGTGGGGAAGATTTTATTGACAACCCAACTTTAGTATACATGGAACCATATGCATCTTCTACGGCAGAATTGGTAACGGAACTGTTAGAGTATCAACCGAAAAAATTAAAATTACGTATGTTGGAGGCAACTGCGTTATTAGCAGGGATTATTGTCGATACGAAAAGTTTCACGTTACGAACAGGGTCAAGAACATTTGATGCTGCTTCTTACTTACGATCCAAAGGTGCCGATACAGTACTTGTTCAGGAACTGTTAAAAGAGGACATTGAAGTATATGTGGAGCGAAGTAAATTAATCGAACGAGCGCAAATATACCGTAATCAAATTGCTATCGCAAAAGCGAAGGAAGGACAAATTCACGGTCCTGTATTAATTGCTCAAACGGCCGATATTTTATTAACGATGAGTGGGATAGCTGCTTCTTTTGTTATCTCGGAACGCAAGGACGGAAGGGTTGGCATTAGTGCTCGATCGTTGGGGGCTATTAATGTGCAAGTGATTATGGAAAAAATGAATGGTGGTGGACATTTAACAAATGCCGCCACACAGATTGAAGATACGACAATTGATGAAGTCGAACAGTTGTTAAAAGATATTTTAGATGAATACTATGAGGGGAGCGAATCAGAATGA
- a CDS encoding YybS family protein: MNQSKKQVDGALFTGLFIIILLAGLFIPVITPIAIFVLPIPFVMYTARHSWKPALVMAVAAIILSILLGTVLALPLAVPTIIGGIMIGEAIYKKITAYETLARGTFGYIVGMLLIFLFVQLVLQVNMVAEFQSLMDESLAKSTSIMEQFGSQEQAGVVKETMEQVTEGLMNLLPFYFLFIAVIQALISQWLAYKLMNRIEKRQLRFPPFRSLRFPSSVLFIYLFVLLAAFMVADAGSGTVSMAIQNLLIIAQLILMIQGFSFLFFFAHEKKMSKAFPIISIILVLLMPVFMFIIRFLGILDIGMNLRERMGKK; encoded by the coding sequence ATGAATCAATCTAAAAAACAAGTAGACGGTGCATTGTTTACCGGTCTATTCATTATCATATTGTTAGCTGGTTTATTTATTCCAGTAATAACACCAATTGCTATCTTTGTATTGCCAATTCCTTTTGTAATGTATACAGCAAGACATAGCTGGAAACCGGCTTTAGTAATGGCTGTTGCAGCAATTATTTTATCTATACTGCTAGGAACAGTTCTTGCATTACCGCTTGCTGTACCTACAATTATTGGTGGTATAATGATTGGTGAAGCAATTTATAAAAAAATAACTGCATATGAAACGTTAGCAAGGGGAACATTTGGATATATCGTTGGAATGTTACTTATATTTTTGTTTGTACAGCTTGTTTTGCAAGTGAATATGGTTGCAGAGTTCCAATCCCTAATGGACGAATCGTTAGCAAAATCAACAAGTATTATGGAACAGTTTGGTAGCCAAGAGCAAGCTGGCGTCGTTAAGGAAACAATGGAGCAAGTAACGGAAGGGTTAATGAACCTACTTCCATTCTATTTTCTATTCATAGCAGTTATTCAAGCACTGATTAGTCAATGGCTCGCTTATAAGCTGATGAATCGGATTGAAAAACGTCAATTACGTTTTCCGCCATTCCGTTCATTACGTTTTCCTTCAAGCGTCCTGTTTATTTATCTTTTTGTTCTGCTCGCAGCTTTTATGGTAGCGGACGCTGGTAGTGGAACAGTGTCAATGGCTATACAAAATTTATTAATAATTGCACAACTTATTTTAATGATTCAAGGATTTTCCTTTTTATTTTTCTTTGCACATGAAAAAAAAATGTCTAAGGCATTTCCGATTATTAGTATCATTTTAGTACTGCTCATGCCGGTGTTTATGTTTATTATTCGATTTTTAGGAATCCTCGATATCGGAATGAACTTAAGAGAGCGAATGGGTAAGAAATAA
- a CDS encoding DUF1189 family protein, whose translation MLILILLVSIPSFLQYTLSTGDGVAAQLNAFFKIIYFFIFHYLPLSIIIFILLSIIAGIGTLIAKFMDRKLKFSILWKMTVFTTSVPFLLYTIVGIFFPLQDNFLFLFCAYSLLFLVLIISVYPKRRKK comes from the coding sequence ATGTTAATTCTTATCTTACTTGTATCTATTCCTTCATTTCTGCAATATACATTATCAACAGGGGATGGGGTAGCGGCACAGCTAAATGCTTTCTTCAAAATCATTTACTTTTTTATTTTTCATTATTTACCTTTATCTATCATAATATTTATTCTTTTATCTATTATAGCGGGTATTGGAACACTTATAGCAAAATTTATGGATCGAAAATTAAAGTTTTCTATACTATGGAAAATGACTGTTTTTACCACAAGCGTCCCTTTTTTGTTATACACAATTGTAGGAATCTTTTTTCCTCTGCAAGATAATTTCTTATTCCTATTTTGTGCTTATTCATTACTATTTCTCGTTTTGATTATTTCCGTATATCCAAAACGGAGGAAAAAATAG
- the modA gene encoding molybdate ABC transporter substrate-binding protein, with protein sequence MKHIFILCISIVFLTGCALFEEEQLFEQPAEQNKILVAADSSLKDVLPKLITQFEKEHPTIAVEVNFASSGQLAGNIQQGAPIDLLLSANKEWTDTLKKEGLILNGSQKKFAHNQLVLISHTDKELSIEDLGDVKQAPFKELVLGDPVNVTAGDYAQKAFQSNEVNIWDTIKNKTVYVKDIADIMEKVRENTQTLGVVYASNTVQNEDVNVIYEIDEHLHPSIVYETGITSYSTNHHDAKVLTDFINSKKATETFAAYGFGE encoded by the coding sequence ATGAAGCATATTTTTATCCTTTGCATCAGCATCGTTTTTCTAACAGGGTGCGCTCTGTTTGAGGAAGAACAACTTTTCGAGCAACCTGCTGAACAAAATAAAATACTTGTAGCTGCAGATTCCAGTTTGAAAGATGTACTTCCTAAACTAATTACGCAATTTGAAAAAGAACATCCGACGATAGCAGTAGAAGTAAATTTTGCAAGTTCTGGCCAATTAGCTGGTAATATTCAACAAGGTGCTCCCATTGACCTACTCTTATCTGCAAATAAAGAGTGGACGGATACGTTAAAAAAAGAAGGATTAATTCTAAATGGTTCGCAAAAAAAGTTTGCTCACAATCAACTCGTATTAATATCACATACGGATAAAGAGTTATCAATAGAAGATTTAGGTGATGTAAAACAGGCTCCTTTTAAAGAACTCGTTCTAGGTGATCCCGTGAATGTAACAGCTGGTGATTATGCACAAAAAGCTTTTCAATCAAATGAAGTAAATATATGGGACACCATTAAAAATAAAACTGTCTATGTTAAAGATATAGCAGATATTATGGAAAAGGTGAGAGAGAATACGCAAACACTTGGCGTTGTATATGCTTCCAACACGGTTCAAAACGAGGACGTAAACGTGATCTATGAAATTGACGAGCACCTCCATCCATCCATCGTTTATGAAACGGGAATTACTTCCTATAGTACAAATCATCATGATGCGAAGGTGTTAACCGATTTTATAAATTCTAAAAAGGCAACAGAAACTTTTGCAGCATATGGGTTTGGAGAATAG
- the rpsR gene encoding 30S ribosomal protein S18: protein MAARRGRAKRRKVCYFTANGITHIDYKDVDLLRRFISERGKILPRRVTGTSAKYQRKLTKAIKRARTMALLPYVAE from the coding sequence ATGGCAGCTCGTCGCGGTCGTGCAAAACGTCGTAAAGTGTGTTATTTTACAGCGAACGGAATTACACACATTGACTATAAAGATGTTGACTTGCTAAGACGTTTTATTTCTGAACGTGGAAAAATTCTTCCTCGTCGTGTAACTGGAACTTCTGCAAAATATCAACGTAAACTAACGAAAGCAATCAAACGTGCTCGTACAATGGCTTTATTGCCATATGTTGCTGAGTAA
- the ssb gene encoding single-stranded DNA-binding protein, giving the protein MLNRVVLVGRLTKDPDLRYTPSGVAVANFTLAVNRPFSNQQGNREADFINCVVWRRAAENLANYMNKGSMVGVDGRVQTRRFEGQDGKTVFVTEIVAESVQFLETKGSSQGGGQGASGFQPNRNQGQFEPQSNPYEQSQSQSQNNKENPFQNNGEPIEISDDDLPF; this is encoded by the coding sequence ATGTTAAATCGTGTCGTACTTGTCGGCAGGTTAACGAAGGATCCTGATTTACGTTACACCCCAAGTGGCGTAGCAGTTGCCAATTTCACACTTGCGGTAAACCGTCCATTTTCCAATCAACAGGGGAACCGTGAAGCAGATTTTATTAACTGTGTCGTTTGGCGTAGAGCAGCGGAAAACCTGGCGAATTATATGAATAAAGGTAGCATGGTTGGTGTGGATGGACGAGTGCAAACACGCCGATTTGAAGGCCAAGATGGAAAAACAGTATTTGTTACTGAAATAGTGGCAGAAAGTGTTCAATTTTTGGAAACAAAAGGTTCTTCTCAGGGCGGGGGACAAGGTGCATCAGGATTTCAACCAAACAGAAACCAAGGTCAATTCGAACCGCAATCCAACCCATATGAACAAAGTCAAAGTCAAAGTCAAAATAACAAGGAAAATCCATTTCAAAATAATGGAGAACCTATTGAAATATCAGATGATGATTTACCATTTTAA
- the rpsF gene encoding 30S ribosomal protein S6, with translation MRKYEIMYIIRPDMEEEAQTALIERFNGILTDNGAEIEKVDEKGKKRLAYEINDYRDGYYVIINFSSDDQAINEFDRLAKFSDDIIRHIVVREDDQ, from the coding sequence ATGAGAAAATACGAAATCATGTACATCATCCGCCCAGACATGGAAGAAGAAGCGCAGACAGCTTTAATAGAGCGTTTCAATGGTATTCTTACTGATAATGGTGCGGAGATTGAAAAAGTTGATGAAAAAGGCAAAAAACGCCTTGCTTATGAAATCAATGACTATCGTGATGGGTATTATGTAATCATTAACTTCAGCAGTGATGATCAAGCTATTAATGAGTTTGACCGTCTAGCAAAGTTTTCTGATGATATTATTCGTCATATTGTCGTTCGAGAAGATGATCAATAA
- the ychF gene encoding redox-regulated ATPase YchF has protein sequence MSLTAGIVGLPNVGKSTLFNAITQAGAEAANYPFATIDPNVGIVEVPDKRLNKLTELVKPKKTVPTTFEFTDIAGIVKGASKGEGLGNQFLSHIRQVDAICQVVRCFDDENITHVSGKVDPVEDMDIINLELILADLETVNKRFQRVEKLARQKEKSAVAEFEVLSKLKTGLEEEQPVRAMEFNEEQWKIVKGLHLLTSKPTLYVANVSEEEVEDTDANEHVQKVKAYAEKENAEVIVVCAKIEEEISELDEEEKAMFLDDLGITESGLDKLIKASYHLLGLATYFTAGEQEVRAWTFRKGMKAPQAAGIIHTDFERGFIRAETVSYDDLVAAGSMTKARENGKVRLEGKDYIVQDGDVIHFRFNV, from the coding sequence ATGTCTTTAACAGCAGGAATTGTCGGTCTTCCAAACGTCGGTAAGTCCACGTTATTTAATGCAATTACCCAAGCTGGAGCAGAAGCAGCAAACTATCCGTTTGCGACTATAGATCCAAACGTAGGAATTGTAGAAGTACCAGACAAACGCTTAAATAAATTAACAGAATTAGTAAAACCAAAAAAGACAGTACCGACAACATTTGAGTTTACAGATATTGCAGGTATTGTAAAAGGCGCAAGTAAAGGGGAGGGATTAGGTAACCAGTTTTTATCTCATATTCGTCAAGTAGATGCTATTTGCCAAGTCGTCCGTTGCTTTGATGATGAGAATATTACGCATGTATCTGGAAAAGTCGATCCAGTTGAAGATATGGATATTATTAATTTGGAATTAATTCTTGCAGATTTGGAAACGGTGAACAAACGATTCCAACGTGTGGAGAAATTAGCTAGGCAAAAGGAAAAATCTGCTGTTGCAGAATTTGAAGTATTAAGTAAATTGAAGACAGGATTAGAAGAAGAACAACCAGTTAGAGCAATGGAGTTTAATGAAGAACAATGGAAAATTGTTAAAGGGCTACATTTGCTTACAAGTAAGCCAACGCTTTATGTAGCTAATGTAAGTGAAGAAGAAGTAGAAGATACAGATGCCAATGAGCATGTTCAAAAAGTAAAAGCATATGCAGAAAAAGAAAATGCAGAAGTGATTGTCGTTTGTGCAAAAATAGAAGAAGAGATTTCCGAATTAGATGAAGAAGAAAAAGCCATGTTCTTGGACGATTTAGGTATTACAGAATCGGGTCTGGACAAGCTGATTAAAGCCTCTTATCATTTATTAGGATTGGCGACATATTTTACAGCGGGAGAACAAGAAGTTCGTGCTTGGACGTTCCGTAAAGGGATGAAAGCACCGCAAGCTGCTGGAATCATTCATACTGATTTTGAACGTGGTTTTATCCGTGCTGAAACGGTGTCCTACGATGATTTAGTAGCAGCTGGATCTATGACAAAAGCGCGGGAAAATGGAAAGGTACGGTTAGAAGGGAAAGATTACATCGTTCAAGATGGCGATGTTATCCACTTCCGATTTAATGTGTAA
- a CDS encoding DUF951 domain-containing protein: MEGKQFALHDVVQMKKPHPCGENRWRIIRMGMDIRIKCLGCDHSVMIPRKQFEKKMKKILEKAEE; this comes from the coding sequence ATGGAAGGAAAACAATTTGCACTACATGATGTCGTACAAATGAAAAAGCCACATCCGTGCGGCGAAAACCGTTGGCGAATTATACGGATGGGAATGGATATCCGTATTAAATGTTTGGGCTGTGATCATAGTGTCATGATCCCACGTAAACAATTTGAGAAAAAAATGAAAAAAATACTGGAAAAAGCAGAAGAATAA
- a CDS encoding IS4 family transposase: MDKNTLKSSFGKWVSPINTKKLFEQVEENKQDYYTKKLTTAGYIKLMLLAQLQGFESLEEMSDALIDDGLQKALGFESISTSQLSRKNNEMNPMILSHLFLDLVYKIKGIQSKNGKYMPLKIIDSSTLPLNLTNHKWAKFRKTKAGVKLHLRLIFMNKDTVYPEKAVITTAKEHDRNQLEVLVDDKEAMYVFDRGYVDYERFDRMTDEGYFFVSRLKKNAITREVESFSIPKDATVLSDKMVYIGSTQNRTENVFRLLEVVDTKGNILRLITNRFDLNSEEISEIYRQRWAIELFFKWLKQHVEIKHFYGMSETAIQNQIFLALIAYCLHVLIQLEMRSKKSLLRISRWLNKALWKPAYIWIRRFDDRSIP, translated from the coding sequence ATGGACAAGAATACACTAAAATCATCATTTGGTAAATGGGTTTCACCTATAAATACGAAAAAACTATTTGAACAAGTAGAAGAAAATAAACAAGATTACTACACAAAAAAGCTAACAACTGCAGGGTATATAAAGCTCATGTTACTTGCCCAACTGCAAGGATTCGAGAGCTTGGAAGAAATGAGCGATGCCCTAATAGATGATGGACTTCAGAAAGCACTGGGGTTTGAATCGATTAGTACATCTCAGCTATCAAGGAAGAATAATGAAATGAATCCAATGATCCTTTCCCATTTATTCTTGGACCTTGTTTACAAAATAAAAGGTATCCAATCTAAAAACGGGAAATACATGCCATTGAAAATCATTGATTCTAGCACGCTTCCATTAAACTTAACGAATCATAAGTGGGCAAAGTTCCGTAAAACAAAAGCAGGAGTTAAGCTACATTTACGACTTATATTTATGAATAAAGATACCGTCTATCCTGAAAAAGCAGTGATTACAACAGCCAAAGAACATGACAGAAATCAACTGGAAGTTCTCGTAGACGACAAAGAAGCCATGTATGTGTTTGACCGTGGATACGTTGATTATGAACGATTTGATCGAATGACAGATGAAGGCTATTTTTTCGTATCAAGACTGAAGAAAAACGCCATCACTCGTGAAGTAGAATCATTTTCTATACCTAAAGATGCTACGGTTTTATCCGACAAGATGGTTTACATCGGTTCGACGCAAAATCGTACAGAGAATGTATTCCGCCTACTTGAAGTAGTGGATACAAAGGGAAACATTCTACGATTAATTACTAACCGTTTCGATCTAAATTCCGAAGAGATTAGTGAAATTTACCGTCAACGGTGGGCCATAGAGCTATTTTTCAAATGGCTCAAACAGCATGTAGAGATCAAACACTTTTATGGCATGAGCGAAACTGCCATTCAAAATCAAATTTTCCTTGCACTTATTGCTTACTGTTTACATGTACTTATCCAGTTAGAGATGAGGAGTAAGAAGTCCTTACTCCGAATTAGCCGCTGGTTAAATAAAGCGCTGTGGAAACCTGCGTACATCTGGATTCGCAGATTTGACGATAGATCTATTCCGTAA
- a CDS encoding mechanosensitive ion channel family protein, producing MNLAQSTVEENVEKEVDNFHKLMNDAWDYLTGADLWFSVGKGMLQIILILVLSLMVIRISRKVVDRLFKKRDKGPLRITERRENTLKKLIKNVIAYVVYFIALLMILDGVFGLEIGALIAGAGVAGLAIGFGAQNLVRDIISGFFIIFEDQFSVGDYVGVAGIEGTVEEIGLRTTKVLSWTGEMHILPNGNVTQVINYSVHNGLAIVDINVPYESSVDDAERLINEVAVTLPDKYDFVVGTPEIIGVQNLEASHFVIRVIAETLPGFQWAAERNIRRDMQHYLYRSGIEIPSPRIVMYSRDQKQELLDYSQRKQFHDSSSNRTGYPDLESHGEQSPQREGDE from the coding sequence ATGAATTTAGCACAAAGCACAGTAGAAGAAAATGTAGAGAAAGAAGTAGATAATTTTCATAAACTGATGAATGATGCATGGGATTATTTAACAGGTGCCGATTTATGGTTTTCAGTTGGAAAAGGTATGTTGCAAATTATACTTATTCTCGTATTATCTCTGATGGTCATTCGTATTTCTCGGAAAGTAGTGGACCGGTTATTTAAGAAGCGGGATAAAGGCCCCCTTCGAATTACAGAGCGTCGGGAAAACACGTTAAAAAAATTAATTAAAAATGTGATTGCATATGTCGTTTATTTTATCGCACTCCTTATGATTTTAGATGGTGTGTTTGGTCTGGAAATAGGAGCATTAATCGCTGGTGCAGGTGTCGCTGGTTTAGCAATTGGTTTTGGTGCGCAAAATTTAGTCAGAGACATTATCTCAGGATTTTTCATTATTTTTGAAGACCAATTTTCCGTAGGCGATTATGTTGGTGTCGCAGGTATTGAAGGAACGGTGGAAGAAATCGGTTTAAGAACAACGAAAGTATTAAGCTGGACAGGTGAAATGCATATTTTACCAAATGGTAATGTCACCCAAGTCATCAATTATTCCGTTCATAATGGGTTGGCAATCGTGGATATTAATGTACCTTATGAAAGTAGTGTCGACGACGCAGAGCGCTTAATAAATGAAGTTGCCGTTACACTACCAGATAAATATGATTTTGTTGTAGGTACCCCAGAAATTATTGGTGTACAAAATTTAGAAGCATCCCATTTTGTAATTCGTGTCATTGCAGAAACATTACCTGGTTTTCAATGGGCTGCAGAAAGAAATATTCGCCGTGATATGCAACATTACCTTTATCGCTCAGGAATTGAAATACCTTCTCCAAGAATCGTGATGTATTCTCGTGATCAGAAGCAAGAATTATTGGATTATAGCCAAAGGAAACAGTTTCATGATAGCTCGAGTAATCGAACAGGATATCCGGATCTTGAATCGCATGGTGAACAGTCCCCACAAAGAGAAGGCGATGAATAA
- a CDS encoding YkvI family membrane protein has protein sequence MIRAGMQWMFLIIGTTIGAGYASGRELWQFFGHESGLAIILFACFFTICCIGIMNVSYTRKSTHYLPVLRDIVGVKLTKVYDVMIFIYLFTTTVIMIAGSGATSQAFNYPYWWGISIIIVALILLFLKGVNGLLSINQFILPILLTGLVFVLLWFTIDQKLDLFSHWHEQRNWMAAFPFTALNILPLIAVLGAIGHKVQSKQEIWIASIGSGLTLGVISFIYNNSLIQIADEVLVYEIPLFAIMKNYPLQMLVFMSILLWFAIFTTAASGILGIVSRVQDYVKQPLWLIVCLTLVTMIPLTALGFSTLIQYLYPIYGILNLYVLTRLLFLPFWDKLEKTKI, from the coding sequence ATGATACGAGCAGGGATGCAATGGATGTTTTTAATTATTGGTACAACGATTGGGGCAGGGTATGCTTCAGGAAGAGAATTATGGCAATTTTTTGGTCATGAAAGTGGACTAGCTATTATTTTATTTGCCTGTTTTTTTACTATTTGTTGTATAGGCATTATGAATGTGAGCTACACACGAAAGTCTACCCACTACTTACCAGTTTTACGAGACATTGTAGGTGTGAAATTAACAAAAGTGTATGACGTGATGATTTTTATTTATTTGTTTACAACTACTGTTATTATGATTGCTGGTAGTGGTGCAACATCGCAAGCGTTTAATTACCCTTACTGGTGGGGAATAAGTATAATAATTGTTGCGCTTATACTACTATTTTTAAAAGGAGTGAATGGCCTCCTATCTATCAACCAATTTATACTACCAATATTATTAACAGGGCTTGTGTTTGTACTATTATGGTTTACGATTGATCAAAAATTGGATCTTTTTTCACATTGGCATGAACAACGAAATTGGATGGCCGCATTTCCTTTTACGGCATTAAATATACTTCCGCTAATTGCTGTCTTGGGAGCAATCGGACATAAAGTACAATCAAAACAAGAAATATGGATTGCTTCTATTGGCAGTGGGCTTACACTTGGAGTTATTTCGTTTATTTACAATAATAGTTTAATTCAAATTGCTGATGAAGTACTAGTATATGAGATTCCATTATTTGCTATTATGAAGAACTATCCATTACAAATGCTCGTTTTTATGAGTATATTATTATGGTTTGCTATTTTTACCACAGCTGCTTCAGGAATACTTGGCATTGTGAGCCGTGTACAAGACTATGTCAAGCAACCATTATGGTTGATTGTTTGCTTGACCTTGGTTACAATGATTCCATTAACAGCTCTCGGTTTTTCAACCTTAATTCAATACTTATACCCCATTTACGGTATATTAAATTTATACGTATTAACGCGATTATTATTTCTTCCTTTTTGGGATAAACTGGAAAAAACAAAAATATAG
- the yyaC gene encoding spore protease YyaC has translation MIFKNKLLDNHDQFRMHYTDPEFHLNMLDRFLALLPQSPREYVVVSIGTDRSTGDALGPLVGSLFSEKKPRHISIYGTLDNPVHAVNLADYLHQIETSYRHPFIIAIDACLGKQHSVGKIIAGRGPIKPGAALNKPLPAIGDAHLTGVVNVSGFMEYAVLQNTRLQIVMAMAKLIADLLDEVDQRLTYRKRMPAVVSTTI, from the coding sequence ATGATTTTTAAAAACAAATTATTGGATAATCACGATCAATTTCGTATGCACTATACAGATCCGGAATTCCATTTGAATATGCTAGATCGTTTTTTAGCGCTTCTCCCTCAGTCCCCACGGGAATATGTTGTTGTATCCATTGGGACAGACCGTTCTACAGGAGATGCTTTAGGACCGCTTGTTGGGAGTTTGTTTTCTGAGAAGAAACCGAGGCATATCTCTATCTATGGCACGTTGGATAATCCCGTTCATGCTGTCAATTTAGCAGATTATCTACATCAGATTGAGACATCATACCGACATCCTTTTATTATAGCCATTGATGCTTGTTTAGGAAAGCAACATTCTGTAGGAAAAATCATTGCAGGAAGAGGACCTATTAAACCTGGTGCAGCATTAAATAAACCGCTTCCTGCTATAGGAGATGCTCATCTTACTGGTGTTGTTAATGTGAGTGGATTTATGGAATACGCTGTTTTACAAAATACGAGACTGCAGATTGTTATGGCAATGGCCAAATTAATTGCCGACCTTTTAGATGAAGTAGATCAACGTTTAACATATAGAAAAAGAATGCCAGCTGTGGTTTCAACGACCATATAA